Part of the Anomaloglossus baeobatrachus isolate aAnoBae1 chromosome 1, aAnoBae1.hap1, whole genome shotgun sequence genome, cataaTCTGGGCACTAGcgcaaggagggggatagggccatACAACCAAAActgtctagaaaatcccaagcgtgagccctgagagcaagctccgacACTTAGCCaccgtagggagcggggcccggcaagttagaCTAcatggccaccacgttgaagttaaacttcgttccaggaggcaggtcatggatcaccaggcaacaccataggggacgggcCCCAGACATGCTCCCATCCAGCGGCAGCGATACcctgagatttggtttacccggttgtcagcatctgcttattgactgagtgagtacctgagtgacccatgcatcccaccgagtcccggggcctaccgctACCCGTGGAGAgccacgacaccttgctgccccactccatcaccccgggtactcccaacggcagcggcggtactcccaattaccgtacaccacatgtggagtcacaaactctctcccctgtaaattccACCTTCTTCATtcaagtgtggcccctagcccctgggtccggagaccctcgagccacgaataattACCTCAGGAGCCAAGTGGTTCGGacaactgcaggggcggcacacaagcatgGAGCCATGATAGATGGTTTGTCTATACACAATCAGTGGAAAAAGATAACCAAACTGTTCCACATGCTGTTAAGCGCTTGTGTGTATGAGGAATCATTAAGTAGAGATTCCCCAACTTTCCACTGTCAATGCAGTGTACAGACGAGAGGTGGAGGAAGAGCAAGGTGACATTGCTAGAGAAGCAGATCTCCATGCTGGAGTCACCACTGCTGGAGATGGAAGCCATTGTGATGATATTGAGAAACAGCCGACTCCGGTTACTGCTGAGGTCACAGGTAAGAAGGCGACAATTAATGAGATTAATGTGGAACTTGCTGCTCGTTCTAAACTGATATCTAGGAGGCAGAATAGCAATGATGGCTCCAGCCTTATTGTCTGACAAACCAAGGCCGGATTCTGGAGCCATGTTTCCTTGTTCAAGGCAAAAAGAGGGAGAAATGGAAGAAGTGATGGATCGAATATTTCTAAATTTGATCCCATTACCAAATGTAAAGACAAATGTGATTTCTACAAGAGAAAGAATGTAAAAGGGAAATTGTGAGACGTAAATCATTACGATTGGAACAATTTATAAGCTCTGAAGAAAATGAGCCATGTTCTTTTATAGAGACCCAGAATCCAGCATGGCGCGTGACAGATGCTGCCTGGAATGGATTAGGTCACATTGCCGGGAACCGCAAATGGTCAGGGACTAAAATGGAGAAGAACCCTGGATCTGTGCAATGTTTCTAGTGTCATGTGTCAGACATATTGCCAGGAATTGTAAGTCCAGCAATATTGTGAAGAGTAGAAATGTAAAGGAGCAGGATAGCCATGGGGGGAGAACATGTGCAGAAAGGTCCAGGAGGCAATGTGACACCGGAGGAGGGAAATCCTGGGATCAGCAGCCGTGTGTAGCCTGGAATTATAGGAGCCGGTAGAATTTCTTATATCTATAGTGTTGTGTGTCTACAGATTTATTAGTTTCTAGGATAATATATTCTGTTTAGCAGCTTTTGCTCTTTTGGTAATGGAAATAATGGTTATATCTGTGAGGCTCAGACAGGGGAAGAGCCGTGTAATCTTAGTTATGTGAGTAatctacatgtgaacacggccttagtcTGTTGGGTGTTTCTGTATTTTTCAGGCCTCCTGTGAAGTGAATGATCTTGTTCTCTTGTTTTACGCTCCAGTCTTCCTATAGTGTTACAGGAGTAACCAGATCACATAAGGATGAGCGGCAGAACAGGGAATGTAGATGGCTTTGTCTCCTGTAAGTTACGTAGATGTGAGGGTCAGATCTTTTGTATTAGGAAAGATGGCAGGAGGTATAGATTAGGAAACGGCTTTTTCTGTATATTCAGTTTGAATAGATTAGGTTTACTGTGTgagctaagggtaccgtcacactttagtgactctccagcgatcccaccagcgatatgacctggtcaggatcgctggtgagctgtcaatcaggcagatctcaccagcgaccagtccccagccaacagcaacgcatggaagcgatgctgcgcttggtaactaaggtaaatatcgggtattcaagcaaagcactttgcttagttagccgatacttaccttggttaccagcgcacaccgcttagcgctggctccctgcactcctagccagagtacacatcgggttaataagcaaaccgctttgcttatttacccgatgtgtactccggttacgtgtgcagggagcagggagccagcactggcagcctgagagcggcggacactagtaactaaggtaaatattgggtaaccaagcaaagggctttgcttggttacccaatatctaccttggttacagcttatcgcaggctgccagaagccggctccctgcacattcagatcgttgctctcttgctgtcaaacacagcgatgtgtgcttcacagcgggagagcaacgtccaaaaaaaaatgaaccagcactgtgtgtaacgagcagcgatctcacagcaggggccagatcgctgctcagtgtcacacacagcgagattgctgatgaggtcactggtgcgtcacaaaaaacgtgactcagcagcgatctctgtagcgatctcactatgtgagaagtacccctaagaatggcAGAGGGGCGTGAATAGATAATGGTGCACGGTGGAGTGACATTATCCTTTGTCCCTAGACATTGAACTTTGGACGGAGAACTGTTTAAAAGTTGATctaggagacaaaaaaaaaaaaatatataaaacaaccACACCACAAAAACATCTGTCACATTTCAGCCATGAGGAGGAAACGTGGAAAACTTAGTTGGAGACTCATCCCAGCAGCCAGCAAAAAGCCTGATACAACACTATCAATACTCGTGTCATGGTGGGAGGGTTTGTCCTTTTACAGCCCCAAAGCTAATGCACTCTTAGATTTCAGGAGACACACACCTTGCTCCAGAAGTGTTTTGCTATGGGCCTAAAGCAAAACATTTCTGGAGAAAGGTGGGCAGGCTTTATTAATTCTCCATGATCACATCTCAGCATGCTGTATTTGTGATGAATAATTCCAGCCGCGCTGACCATGCAGGTGATCACTCAGATAAGAGCACAGCGCTCCACTCACCACAAGGATTTTTATGTCATTTTCAGAGCCCAGAgcctgaggtttgctcatctctagtgcggAGTATAATCTGTGATCTGTATGGGAATCTGGAGGAGTTCTAAACTCAGATGCTCATCAATAGGATATCGTCTTTACAGTCAACTGAAAAACTAGTCAAGAAAAATCACCTTTTGTTCTAAAATGGTCCAAAGCAGCTTCTGCAGTAACTTGGGCTTTAAATGTTGGCAATCTAGCTGATCAGCAAATAAATTGTGCCACGCCTTGCATATAATCAACCGCAGCCAGTTGGAGATCCATTCTGTCTAATTAGCTTTCAAGACTGTCAGTCAAAAGGCCATCAAAAGTGATGGAcgatcccaaactgtaaagttcggggctcATACTGAACACAGTGATCATGTGCACGATCCCGAACACTAGCTTTCCTGGGAAGTTCGGGTCCAGGGAATGAAAGAATGAAAAAAGTTAATCATACTTCCAGGTCTCGCACTGCATCCTGCAGACAGTCTCCCGGCAGCTTCTGCGTcacatcattgctgtgccccccggtaagcaccacttcTGAAAGAACCTTCCATGAtgtcagccatgtgaccagtctggtgtcaatgttgtacagatattggcttacagactggtcacatggctatgacatcatggaaggtcctttggaCTGTGGTGGTTACCTggaggcacagcaatgatcagacatgGAAGCAGAAGaggccgggagacagtctgcaggacgcgtcatgggacctgtaagtataatgacaatgttaattattaactactctttattttacagccccccccctgccccatcccataattGTAAAGCCCGAGTTCCAGACTCCatctttacaaaacgtttgggcgaggctcttgatactaaacatgtgagggagggaggggggggggaattgcCCATCACTAGCCATCAGCTCAAAAAAGGCTACTCGAACAGACTTTGCTCTAGCCACTTTGTCTAGCAGATTCCAGTTGAACCCcggccttcaccctttaacccctatacagggatctggacttactACGGGGCCTCCCAGGTTGCGTCCAcaaagtagctgctggccggaggagcgagcctGAGGCAAGGATAGTCACAACTAAACAGGGTCTATATCTGAAGGGACAAAACTAGACAGTTACTTCAGTCTGTTTGACAGTGTTCATTGTATCTGACAAAGGGGCCATAAATTCAGGTGGATTTATAGAAAACAAAAATGGGACAAAATACAAGTGAAGATCAGGATAAATAGAAATGACTGCTCCCCATCAGCACTCAATACCTGGCAACTTCCAGCAGTATCCTGGGAGTTTAAGTAAGGTGTGGTACTGCGCTATTGGCCACTGAAGGAAGCCATTTAATCCTTATGAGCTGCTAGACTGCAAACCACCATTATCCTGGCTGGGTagcaccacaggtcccagccacacCAGTGACCTGGCTGGACATCATCTGTACATCAAGGGCTGTGAAATCTCCATCACCAGGGCCACCATGAAGTGTGTGCGGTTCAGATAAGACTTGTTCATAGGCCTTGTTTCCTCACATGGAAGGTTTGTGACTGTAGGGGAAAGTGGCAGATCTGGGAATATTCCTCAGTCTATGGTCTCTGTGGAATAGGGGTTGAAGTAATTTTCCTTAGGACGCGCATGAGGAGGTTTTATGTGACCAGAGGGGGCGCCGTGTTCTCCTCTAATCCAGGAGGCGGCTTCTTGGGATGTGTGTGTGGTCAGTTCTGTAATCACTGCACCTTCTGGACCATGGCAGATCCTCATATAGGGTGTCTGTAGGAAGCCCACAGACCACAAAATAAATCTGCTGGTGTCTAGtgactgaggaagagacctgagaattATCCACAAGAGACCGGATAAAAGCCCCAGAAGAGAAGAAGAAACTACTGAGATTCTGGAAAGACGTTCCCACATGTGAGGAGAAATCCAGAATATTCCAGAACTTTCCTGATCAGTTTGATGCAATGTGAGAAACCGATTGAAACCGCGAGAGACAGATCCAGACAACGCTTCTCCGGGGACTTTCCTTGTAGTGGATTTTGCAGTCGATGTCCAGCATTGTCCTTTGTGGTTGTTATTAGCAGGATACTGTGGAGCGCGGTGTATTGGTATGGGAATAGCACCGCCATTATTCCGTGAAGTGCAACAACTCGTGTGAGTACCGGATAGTGCGGAGAATATTCACTCACCACTACAGAGAGCATCTGACGTAAATAGGGACTAGAAAATGTAACCCCAAAATCAAGATGTCCCCTCCATGGAGAAATCACTGTCCAGCATGGGAAAGATGGGGCAACTATACATCTTCCAAAGCATCAACCATCATCACTATGAGCTTCAACATCGCGGATCCAATAAAGACCAATAAGTAACGAAGCCTCAACTAATAGAGATGGTTACTCCGGACAGGGACCGGCCGATCCAACATCTCTCCTGGATCAGGAGCAGCTGCAATTCACCGGATCATTTATTTCCAGAGAACATGTGACTGCCGATGCCGAGGTAAGCAGGGATCAGAAGTGATTGTCAGATATCAGGAGTGTGATGGAGACGCAGGAAAGGAAAACTGCAGCCATCAAACAGTTGTGGGGAAACAGCGAGAGggatatttgcaataaaaaacaaaaaaaaaccccacacaaaaaCATTACTTTTTGGCCCTGCTACAGTAAAGCTACAGGAACTGTGAATCTTCTGCCATTAGATGGCGTCATGGTCACATCAGAATAAGGAGGACGTTCAAGGAAAAGGAATAGAACAAATCACAGCCTTAAATTATCCAGAAGACCAGAAACACCCTGAAagtcattagtgatgggcgagtgtaATCCTCACTATTCCCACGAATGTTGTGGTATTCGTTATATTGTGAGTGGTGTACTctcctcgctatattcggatggcCCGCCCAGCCATTTTGGCACCCGATTTGCAGCcagtaaacatgctgggcttcttaaccacagtaatgctgcagccatctttgttgtggcattactgtgattggctggctgtgcAGCGTAATAGGGTCTATAAAACCCCTTCCACCGCCATTTTACACACATTGCATCCAGAGCCAGCGTTGTATCAGTGTAGGGACAgagcgagcagcggctggggagagtGGAGGCCTCTAACACAAgccccttttcagggctacctgcagtgtataATAGGGCAGTAGTAGATTTTTGAGCAGGGTCAAAGTTTAAAATGAGAGTGTCACTACCTCCAAGGTACTGGAATACAATCGCTCTTAAGAGCAGAAACCACTGAACAAGGTCACAgtacagggagggagagattgtggattaggtagggagagGTTAAAACTGTTCTTCCAGTCTCCATATAAGAACAGCTCTTGTCAGAGGCAGAGCTTTATCCAGCACAGTAGTGTCATTTTGTGATGCCTCTTGTTTAAATGCACTGGTCATTTCCCCCCCCTATTTTTGgggtcacagcctgacttgtgcagtctacatcagccacattaatacgttgctagaaaACAACAAGAATTGAATAATTAGGTCCATACTATTAAAAACCTGTATATATGAATGGTcaccaaaaaagaacacaaagaGGAGGAAGAGAGACCTTCAAAAATTCATGATTGACAcactaatataataataattaatacgttgctagttggATTACAAAGCTGCactactagcattttgtgctgcctacTACACTAAATGCACCGGTCCTGTACAGATTGGATtttaaatttagtgtagggactcgcaagcacaaggacccttgacgtgggtagcGAGAATCCGTATTTTAGTCAAAATATAAACGAATAccataaatcattttttttttgcacagctCTCTTTATACAGGAGGCAGCAAGGCCCATGAATGTAGGTCTTGTAATCTGGGGTCTGTTCTTGTGGGGGTGCACTTATCTACTGCTGGGCAGCCAGTCTAGTCAAATAGTATGGGCGTGATCAATAGATGGTAAGCCAGACACTGCACCTAACGGTGTGAACAGTGCCCTTGTAGCAGGGAAGTTAATTGTGAAAGAATATAATATTTCTCTTGTGCTGGATGGGGGGAGGGTAACACACAGAAGACCATGTCTTTACCCCTCAGCCAGGTTGGGAGGAGTCTCCAACACCCGGCTATACACGCCCCCATGACATCACAGGTTACAGCCATAGGGCTAAATGAATCTTGGTCACAAGCCCTATATTAAGCTGACCCCTcacccccctctcgctcttcctccctgtATAGACACAGAAGGATGGCGGAGTACCCCTCATATAGGGATAGATCGTAGCACATTGTTGGGTGGGCTGTAACTGACTGCCATCAGGATTAGCGCAGGAGCACTCATAGCAAGCATGTCGAATACCTTTTCATACAATACTGAGGAAACCTCCACTATTATTTCTCAGACCACCACTCCAGGTGATTTTCTACTGCTTCCTCCCAAAGAGGCTAAAGGAAAAGAATTTGAGAAAGAATCACGGCATCTCATCAACTTTGAATTACATTGTGCAACTTTGACTGAGTACTTGAAAGCTCAGAGGATACCTCGGGGTCTCCGAGTATCTCTACGTCCCACTATCTTCAGTGAGGACGCTGAATACAGAAAAAAATTTGAGCAAATTCTGAACAAATGTTCCCTTGACCTCATGACTCTGACGGTTGACCATCTGCAAAGGGATATTAAAAAAACCCAAGAACGTATAAGGAATATTGAAGTGCAATTGGAGACAGCAAATGCCACAGTTGAAGAGTTCAATAATTTCAAGCACAAAATACAGAGTAACTTGGAACAGCACAGAAGAGACCTCGAAAACCGAAAACGCAGCAAATTCATTCGGGACGCAGACGACTATACTCAAGGGAGAGTCTACAGATGGCAGGACAATTATTCCACCACAAGGTTCCGCTATCAGTCCAGACGCTCACCATCGGAGTATTCAAACTCCAGTACAGACAGCGAGCACAGGGGCCCGTCAACAAGCAATTTTGCTCCTTTTTTAGGTCAAAGAGGCGGACACActggaagaagaaaaaaacaagACGTGGTGGACAATGTAGGAGGAACCGACAGTCTCAGAATAACCCGATCACAGGTAATGAATCCCTTGTGATTAACTTATCTTCCAAAATACTCAGTACTACACAGCTGGCGGTACTGCAAAAGGGCTTATCTTTCTGTCCTACCTCTAAACTCAACACGTTTGAGTTAGACATGGACTTACAACGGTTTTTTAGAACCCTAAGGATCAAGACGCACCTAGAAGATAAGCCTTTTTCCACTGCTATACCAATGAAACAATCTGTCATTTCAATTTCTGATTTGGGTTTAAAACTTAAAAGCAATTATCGTCCACCTGTTGGTACTCCAGCTGTTGAAACATTTATTGATTTTGTGAAGTCGGATTTCCAACAGCTTCGTAACGATATTAATCTGGGTAAAATTCATTTTCATAACAACCTCTCCCCATCGGATCGACAAGCATTGAACTGTCTATCCAATGACAAAGATCTGGTCATAAAACCAGCCGATAAGGGGGAGCAGTTGTGATAATGAACAAAGTTGATTACATCAAGGAAATTGATCGACAACTAAGCGATAATCAAGTGTATAATAAATTGACTtgcaatccattatcctcgttaacCAAAAAAATCAAGAACATTCTTACCCATCACCAACATCAGGGTACAATCGATTCTAAGACGGTAGAGTTCCTCACTAAATCCAATCCCATCACCCCTGTCTTATATGTTCTTCCCAAAGTCCACAAACGTTTAGATAATCCACCTGGGAGACCCATCGTAGCGGGTTCTGACTCTGTTTTATCTCCCTTATCTATTTTTCTAGAGAAAATCCTAACGCCATTAATAAAATCTACCAGATCTTTTCTTTTGGACACAGGTGCATTTTTACAAACTATCAGGGGACTGGGTCAAATTAACAAAGAGGCAGTACTTGTCACAATGGATGTGACTAGTCTGTACACCAGCATCCCCCATGATGCTGGCATCTCCGCAATTAAAGACCTACTCCAACAACATCACTTTGACCAGTCTGTGGTGGAACTATGTCTTGATCTATTGACACTGGTACTTAAAGAGAATTACTTTCTCTTTGGGGACAATTATTACCTTCAGAcacaggggaccgcgatgggttctaaTGTGGCCCCCCCTTACGCAAACAGCTACATGACTAAATTTGAGAATGAAGTCATATATTCGAATGAACTGTTCCAGCGTCATTGTCCCGTCTGGAAACGATATATAGACGACATATTTTGCGTGTGGGAGGGGCCCATTGGAACCCTTCATGTATTTTTTGACCAGATCAATTTGGCATGGCCTGGTCTGCATTTCACCTTGCAGCATGATCCACATCAAATCAATTTTTTGGATACCACCATCCTTAAGGACATTGAGGGTAACTTATCTACAGATCTTTTTACTAAGACCACAGATAAGAATACATTACTTCATTTTTCTAGTCAACATCCTATGTCAATCAAAAAATCCATACCCATTTCCCAGTTCCAAAGGGTTAAACGGATAGTATCCGATCAGGAGGTCCTGCAACTAAGACTGCAAGAGGTGCAGAATAAATTTTCTGCTAGGGGTTATCCTTCACCTCTATTAGACAGTAGCCGTGATCATACTAAGGCTACCATTCAACAAAATGAGAAAAGGATACCCTTCCCCCACATTTTTCACCCTTTTTCATTCAGAATTCATAAGACAATTCGAAAAAACTGGCATATTTTAACACAGGGGTACCCGAAGGTCCCTGAATTTAAAGTCCCATTTCTACCATGTTACAAAAGACCACCCAATATTAAGGATAAGCTTATCAGGGCAGATGTGGGTCCTATTCTCAAACTTCCGAAACAAAGATTCTTAGGCACACCAAAATTCGGGACTTTCCCTTGCCTAAATTGTCCACAGTGTAATAACGTCCAGAAAGGGGACTGTTTCCATAATCCACACACTGGGAAGAGATATCCTATACAGAATTACTTTACTTGTAAGTCCTCGCATGTGATTTATATCATTAAGTGTCCTTGCGGCCTCCTATATGTGggtgagactacccaacatataggAGACCGCATTTCCAAACACAAATCTACCATTAGATGTGAGAATCTCCTTTTACCCATCCCGTACCATTTTAAAAATGCCCGTCACTCGATTTCTCAACTAAAATTCCAGGTGATTGACCATGTCGACACCCCCAGGAGGGGTGGCGATATTGTCAAATTCCTTAAAAGAAGAGAGGCATACTGGATTCATGAACTCAGCACTTTGACTCCCAGGGGCCTGAATCGGGAATATGAACTACAGTCCTTTCTGTGAGTTTCATTTTGCTAAACATGGTCTTTTTTCTATTGTAATTTGATAAATAACAATGATTTTGTATATGGCTTTTCTCTAATTCATGTTCTCTGTTTTTTTTCTAGAAAAAATATTGATCCTGTCTCAATTGCTTTCATCCTTATACTTTGAGCACCACTACCTCGGAGTCACAAGCTGTTATGACACAGCTTCCACACAGATCCGGACTCCTCCACTATCCCCTTTTGCCTGCACAGAGAGCCCAAGAGTCCTTTTAAAAGTATGCAGCCTTACACTACTTAATGGCACTTTTACTGCTTACTATTCAAGCAGAGGACCGCACGCACGCGCAGTCTGTGAGATTCACTCACTAGCCACAGCACAACTCCTGCCCTAGGTCACTCATGTGCGGCCCGACGTCATCTCAGATACCGCCCCTTTCCCCGAACACGCCTATTTATTTCCGGGACTCCCGGCCACTGTCATGGCAGcctccatgcggcggtggacaccgcgcttatcacccacgctgaactcctccTCACGAATGGTAAGCACACAGGCACCAGTGATTCTGTCACCCACTGCAGTTAGATCCTCCGTGCATgtgccccccgccccccccccccccttgtcacgctgtttgtctctgtctcctttccttatctcctgcttccTGCTACTATGTTAACCCCTTCCATACACTATGTCTAATGTATCTCTCACATTCATTCATTGCAGGCAGATCCTCCGTTCATGAGCCCCCTTGTCACGCTGTTCATCCCTGCCTCCTTCCCTAATCTCCTGCTTCCTGAATTCTGTTACTTTGTTAACCCCTTCCATACATCATATCTAATGCATCTCCCACACCTAATCATTACAGATAGATCCTCCGTTCATATGCCACTTCTGGCATGTTGTTCTTCCTTGCGTTCTCTCCTAATCTCCTCCGTCTTGAATTCTGCTATTCTTAACCCCTTCCATGCACCATTCCAATGTCTCATTCACTTCATACACATATCTCCATATCATTGTTGcccttatccatctatctattatctgtttaTATTAAAATTTTGCCATTCTAATCTCTTTTGTACACTATGTTTAGTACATCTTTTATGCTACTCTGCTCTCCATTCCCTCTTTTCATCTTCTCCCTCTTTTGACCTCAACACACACCACATTTGCAATCTCTACTTGTTCCTACATTGAACCACCCCATATaacttattttcttctttttttgttatTCATTTATATTTACATTTTCTTACCACATTCATGCCCCATCTTGTCATCCTCTATTGGCTCCCCTATGTATATAATTTACACCTATACTCTTACCCCATCCATCATTCCATATACTTGCCCTTTCCTCCCCcttatttttctgtttttcagCTCACTTCTCActcttcaatttttctttttttcttttctttccctttTCTCCCTCCCCTTGTTCTTCGTTTTTTGTcgtttcttcttttcttctcctttgttatcctcctccttttttttcccctcctttTTTCTTCCTTCATACATAATTTTCTAAATATCAAGATATGTTTCTCTTGTGAATCAAATACTGCTTATTATATAagaattattatcattattatttttcaCGATTTTCACTGAAAAATTCCTTTGTATTGTAtacattttatgtttttatttttttgatatCATATATTGATCATTGTTATTTTTGTATAcagtgcttactgaggaaggtctatggaccgaaaacgttcttttgttgttatgcacattaaataaatcacacgttgcagccaaccttgggagtgccttgtattcttctattgacaaaaggccttggaacctgaagtgcacccctacatctattatcagtatagaggaagtgccatttactcCTTTGTTGGATtttaaatttagtgtagggactcgcaagcacaaggacccttgacgt contains:
- the LOC142257863 gene encoding uncharacterized protein LOC142257863, yielding MSNTFSYNTEETSTIISQTTTPGDFLLLPPKEAKGKEFEKESRHLINFELHCATLTEYLKAQRIPRGLRVSLRPTIFSEDAEYRKKFEQILNKCSLDLMTLTVDHLQRDIKKTQERIRNIEVQLETANATVEEFNNFKHKIQSNLEQHRRDLENRKRSKFIRDADDYTQGRVYRWQDNYSTTRFRYQSRRSPSEYSNSSTDSEHRGPSTSNFAPFLGQRGGHTGRRKKQDVVDNVGGTDSLRITRSQKKY